The Oscillospiraceae bacterium genome has a segment encoding these proteins:
- a CDS encoding sigma-70 family RNA polymerase sigma factor, producing the protein MVTAERERQIRENLGLVHTVANRFRGRGIEYDDLYQSGCVGLIKAVDRFDPTLGYAFSTYAVPVIIGEIKRLFRDGGAVKVSRVLKEKALHAARLREDFLRREGREPTIGELAELLSCDPAEAAEIVGVMQPTVSINSAGEDGDTTLDIPVDDSEQLFDRLTVLQAMDGLEKSEQMLVELRYYKGLTQCKTAEILGLSQVQVSRKEKAVLQKMRRVMDG; encoded by the coding sequence ATGGTAACTGCGGAGCGGGAGCGGCAAATCCGAGAGAACCTGGGGCTTGTGCATACCGTTGCCAATCGCTTTCGCGGGCGGGGCATTGAGTACGACGATCTGTACCAGTCCGGCTGTGTGGGGCTGATCAAGGCGGTGGATCGGTTTGACCCGACCCTGGGGTATGCGTTCTCTACCTATGCAGTGCCGGTGATCATCGGCGAGATCAAGCGCCTGTTTCGGGACGGCGGCGCCGTGAAGGTCAGCCGGGTGCTTAAGGAAAAGGCGCTCCACGCCGCGCGACTGCGGGAGGACTTTTTGCGCCGGGAGGGGCGGGAGCCGACCATTGGCGAACTGGCGGAGTTGCTGTCTTGCGACCCGGCAGAGGCGGCGGAGATCGTGGGTGTTATGCAGCCTACGGTGTCCATCAACAGTGCCGGTGAGGACGGCGATACCACACTGGATATTCCGGTGGACGACAGCGAACAACTGTTTGATCGGCTGACCGTTTTGCAAGCCATGGACGGTCTGGAAAAAAGCGAGCAAATGCTGGTGGAGCTGCGCTATTATAAGGGTCTGACCCAGTGCAAAACGGCGGAAATTCTGGGTCTGTCCCAAGTGCAGGTCTCCCGTAAAGAAAAAGCCGTCCTGCAAAAAATGCGCCGGGTCATGGACGGATAA